A part of Streptomyces sp. NBC_01497 genomic DNA contains:
- a CDS encoding glycosyl hydrolase family 95 catalytic domain-containing protein, producing MNDDLRLHWPRPAATWNEAAPVGNGRLGAMVFGGTRSARLQINDSTLWSGTPDTPADGLAAVRSEGAGPARLAEIRDAIRAGDLRRAESLLMSFEGRYSQEYLPFADLTLGLGVSDAAHYGGRTLDLDDGVAEEEITDGALSVVRRTWASRPAEALCVDLTVTGGTLDATLDLTTPLRILHHESGPEGLVVEAALPVDGAPEHEKSVKEPLRYADRPEDAAAADAAVRSGGYDPYAVLVVRVATDGRVTAADGNWAVTGMTRLLVTVASSSAAADVWHRAAPVTRAEHRARAAGAAERALALGADALLRGHQEDLRPLLAAARVTFGARRTGTYDVAGDILSGKDEQLTATVMFQLGRYLLASCSRPGGGPPANLQGMWNEDLRPAWSSNYTVNINTEMNYWPAEVTGLGDCHEPLFGLLDRLAETGADVARELYGTRGWVTHHNTDMWGWSLPVGMGHSDPSWALWMMGGAWLTQHLWDHYDFTRDTAFLRERAWPVLRGQAAFCVDWLVEGEDGFLDTIPATSPENHFLSPAGEPEALTHSTTMDIALVRATLTRTLAAARIIGVEDDPLCAEIEAALPRLREPGTAAEGHLLEWVTDLPEQDPLHRHMSQLVTLYPLDQITPRSTPELAEAARLLMERRGPGAMGWSWAWKIALRARLGDGDTARSLFLEAVRPLEHNANEYAPVDGSVWGGLLPNLFSTHPPFQMDGNFGFPAGLAELVVQSHGDLVDLLPALPAAWGEGRATGLRCRGGLAADLAWEDGALTTVTLRRVGGDDSVPVRVGYGAARAEVTVPAGRDVTLDAALRPAC from the coding sequence ATGAACGACGATCTGCGGCTGCACTGGCCGCGACCAGCCGCCACGTGGAACGAGGCCGCGCCGGTCGGCAACGGCCGCCTGGGCGCCATGGTCTTCGGAGGCACACGGAGCGCGCGCCTCCAGATCAACGACTCCACCCTGTGGTCCGGCACCCCGGACACTCCCGCCGACGGCCTCGCCGCCGTCCGTTCCGAGGGCGCGGGGCCCGCACGCCTCGCCGAGATCCGGGACGCGATACGAGCCGGCGACCTGCGCCGGGCCGAGTCCCTCCTGATGAGCTTCGAGGGGCGCTACAGCCAGGAGTACCTGCCCTTCGCCGACCTGACCCTCGGCCTCGGCGTCTCCGACGCGGCCCACTACGGTGGCCGCACCCTCGACCTGGACGACGGCGTCGCCGAGGAGGAGATCACCGACGGCGCGCTGAGCGTGGTGCGCAGGACCTGGGCCAGCCGCCCCGCCGAGGCGCTCTGCGTCGACCTCACCGTCACCGGCGGAACCCTCGACGCGACCCTCGACCTCACCACCCCGTTGCGGATACTGCACCACGAGAGCGGCCCCGAAGGCCTGGTGGTCGAGGCGGCGCTGCCCGTCGACGGCGCTCCCGAGCACGAGAAGAGCGTCAAAGAGCCGCTGCGGTACGCCGACCGGCCCGAGGACGCCGCCGCGGCCGACGCCGCCGTCCGCTCGGGCGGGTACGACCCGTACGCCGTTCTCGTCGTACGGGTCGCCACCGACGGCCGCGTCACCGCGGCCGACGGCAACTGGGCCGTCACCGGCATGACCCGCCTCCTCGTCACCGTCGCCTCCTCGTCGGCGGCGGCCGACGTCTGGCACCGGGCGGCGCCCGTGACCCGCGCCGAGCACCGCGCACGGGCGGCCGGCGCCGCGGAGCGTGCCCTCGCCCTCGGCGCGGACGCCCTCCTGCGCGGCCACCAGGAGGACCTGCGCCCGCTGCTCGCCGCCGCGCGCGTCACCTTCGGCGCCCGCCGCACCGGTACGTACGACGTCGCCGGCGACATCCTCTCCGGTAAGGACGAGCAGCTCACCGCGACCGTGATGTTCCAGCTGGGCCGCTACCTGCTGGCGTCCTGCTCGCGGCCCGGCGGCGGGCCGCCCGCCAACTTGCAGGGCATGTGGAACGAGGACCTGCGCCCCGCGTGGTCCTCCAACTACACCGTCAACATCAACACCGAGATGAACTACTGGCCGGCCGAGGTCACCGGCCTCGGCGACTGCCACGAGCCGTTGTTCGGCCTGCTCGACCGGCTCGCGGAGACCGGGGCCGACGTCGCCCGCGAGCTGTACGGCACGCGCGGCTGGGTCACCCACCACAACACCGACATGTGGGGCTGGTCCCTGCCCGTCGGCATGGGCCACAGCGATCCGTCCTGGGCCCTGTGGATGATGGGCGGCGCCTGGCTGACCCAACACCTGTGGGACCACTACGACTTCACCCGCGACACCGCGTTCCTGCGGGAGCGGGCCTGGCCCGTGCTGCGCGGCCAGGCCGCGTTCTGCGTCGACTGGCTGGTGGAGGGCGAGGACGGTTTCCTCGACACGATCCCCGCCACCTCCCCGGAGAACCACTTCCTGTCGCCGGCGGGCGAGCCCGAGGCGCTGACCCACTCCACCACCATGGACATCGCCCTGGTGCGCGCCACCCTCACCCGCACCCTCGCGGCGGCCCGGATCATCGGCGTGGAGGACGACCCGCTGTGCGCCGAGATCGAGGCCGCGCTGCCGCGTCTGCGCGAACCCGGCACCGCAGCGGAGGGCCACCTCCTGGAGTGGGTCACCGACCTGCCCGAGCAGGACCCCCTCCACCGTCACATGTCCCAGCTGGTCACGCTCTACCCGCTCGACCAGATCACCCCGCGGTCCACTCCCGAACTCGCCGAGGCAGCACGCCTGTTGATGGAGCGGCGCGGCCCCGGAGCCATGGGATGGTCCTGGGCCTGGAAGATCGCGCTGCGCGCCCGCCTCGGTGACGGCGACACCGCCCGCTCCCTGTTCCTGGAGGCCGTACGGCCGCTGGAGCACAACGCGAACGAGTACGCGCCCGTCGACGGCTCCGTGTGGGGCGGGCTGCTGCCGAACCTGTTCTCCACCCACCCGCCCTTCCAGATGGACGGCAACTTCGGCTTCCCCGCCGGACTCGCCGAACTCGTCGTGCAGAGCCACGGCGACCTCGTAGACCTGCTCCCCGCGCTTCCCGCAGCGTGGGGAGAGGGGCGCGCCACGGGCCTGCGGTGCCGTGGCGGGCTGGCCGCCGACCTCGCCTGGGAGGACGGTGCCCTGACGACCGTCACCCTCAGGCGGGTCGGCGGCGACGACAGCGTGCCCGTACGGGTCGGGTACGGCGCCGCACGGGCCGAGGTCACCGTGCCCGCGGGCCGGGACGTCACACTCGACGCGGCGCTGAGGCCCGCATGCTGA
- a CDS encoding alpha-galactosidase — protein MTRTTARIAHLRAAGVSFVVELGDPLPRVLHWGADLGELTDGELAALSMTADGVVLNSAPDMPRTFTVWPTEFDGWNGTPAHEGHRGGVGTTPRPRLTGADLGERELTLHLDDDVSGLALVLTYRLDAAGVLGVTTRVTRPAPAGAGDDGSVPYDLGAVTTLLPVPARATEILDFTGKWCRERVPQRSTLTHGSHVRSVRRGRPGLEAPHLLTLGVPGFGFREGEVWGLHVAWSGNQRWLAERLPEGAGVHGAVLGGGELLAPGEIRLAPGQTYTSPECLFVWSERGLDGLADRFHDRMRARAVHPAGPRPLTLNTWEAVYFDHRLERLLDLADLAAEVGVERLVLDDGWFSGRRDDTAGLGDWSVDEAVWPDGLGPLVDRVHGHGMQFGLWVEPEMVNLDSRMAREHPEWILGPSAGLGPSMRHQYAVNLGHEDAWNYLLTSLDEVVTRYAVDYLKWDYNRDLLEAVHRGADGHDRPGVHAQTEALYRLLDALRERHPGLEIESCSSGGGRVDLGILARTDRVWPSDCNDPVERQAIQRWTAQVLPPELIGTHVGGPVAHTTGRATDASFRLATALFGHAGIEDDLTARDADEIAQLGRWAELYKAKRDLLHTGRTVRADLPDEAVLLHGVVARDGSQALYSWSRLATSADGQAGRVRLPGLAPSGAYRLRVRDEVGLPRLHEVSGPGWFAAALEGWVTLPGTVLATTGIPLPNLAPGQALLLDVVRTA, from the coding sequence TTGACCCGCACCACCGCGCGGATCGCCCATCTGCGTGCGGCCGGAGTGAGCTTCGTCGTGGAGCTCGGCGACCCCCTGCCCCGCGTCCTGCACTGGGGCGCGGACCTCGGGGAGCTGACCGACGGCGAACTCGCCGCGCTGAGCATGACGGCGGACGGCGTCGTCCTCAACAGCGCCCCCGACATGCCCCGGACGTTCACCGTCTGGCCGACCGAGTTCGACGGCTGGAACGGCACGCCGGCCCACGAGGGACACCGGGGCGGCGTCGGCACCACACCGCGGCCCCGGCTCACCGGCGCCGACCTCGGCGAGCGCGAACTGACCCTCCATCTCGACGACGACGTGAGCGGGCTCGCCCTCGTCCTCACCTACCGGCTCGACGCCGCCGGTGTCCTCGGTGTCACCACCCGGGTCACCCGGCCGGCGCCGGCCGGCGCCGGCGACGACGGCTCCGTACCGTACGACCTCGGCGCGGTCACCACGCTGCTGCCGGTCCCGGCCCGGGCCACCGAGATCCTCGACTTCACCGGCAAGTGGTGCCGCGAGCGGGTTCCGCAGCGCTCGACCCTCACCCACGGCAGCCATGTCCGCTCGGTGCGCCGCGGCCGCCCGGGACTTGAGGCGCCCCACCTGCTGACACTCGGCGTGCCGGGCTTCGGCTTCCGCGAGGGCGAGGTGTGGGGGCTCCATGTGGCGTGGAGCGGCAACCAGCGCTGGCTGGCCGAGCGGCTGCCGGAGGGCGCGGGTGTGCACGGCGCGGTCCTCGGCGGCGGCGAGCTCCTCGCGCCCGGCGAGATACGGCTCGCGCCGGGGCAGACGTACACCTCGCCCGAGTGCCTGTTCGTCTGGTCCGAGCGGGGCCTCGACGGCCTCGCCGACCGGTTCCACGACCGGATGCGGGCCAGGGCCGTCCATCCGGCGGGCCCTCGCCCGCTCACCCTCAACACCTGGGAGGCCGTCTACTTCGACCACCGCCTGGAACGCCTGCTGGACCTGGCGGACCTGGCGGCGGAGGTCGGCGTGGAACGCCTCGTCCTGGACGACGGCTGGTTCTCCGGCCGCCGTGACGACACGGCGGGCCTCGGCGACTGGAGCGTCGACGAAGCGGTCTGGCCGGACGGGCTCGGTCCGCTGGTGGACCGGGTGCACGGGCACGGCATGCAGTTCGGCCTCTGGGTCGAGCCCGAGATGGTCAACCTCGACTCGCGCATGGCCAGGGAACACCCCGAGTGGATCCTCGGCCCCTCGGCCGGTCTCGGCCCGAGCATGCGCCACCAGTACGCGGTCAACCTGGGCCATGAGGACGCCTGGAACTACCTGCTGACGTCGCTGGACGAGGTCGTCACGCGGTACGCGGTCGACTACCTCAAGTGGGACTACAACCGCGACCTCCTCGAAGCGGTCCACCGCGGGGCCGACGGACACGACAGGCCCGGCGTGCACGCCCAGACCGAGGCGCTCTACCGGCTCCTCGACGCGCTCAGGGAACGCCACCCGGGCCTGGAGATCGAGAGCTGCTCGTCCGGCGGCGGCCGGGTCGACCTCGGCATCCTCGCCCGTACGGACCGGGTGTGGCCCTCGGACTGCAACGACCCCGTCGAGCGTCAGGCCATCCAGCGCTGGACGGCTCAGGTGCTGCCGCCCGAGCTGATCGGCACCCATGTCGGCGGCCCGGTCGCGCACACCACGGGCCGGGCGACCGACGCGTCGTTCCGGCTGGCGACCGCCCTGTTCGGGCACGCGGGCATCGAGGACGACCTCACCGCCCGCGACGCGGACGAGATCGCGCAGCTCGGCCGGTGGGCGGAGCTGTACAAGGCCAAGCGCGACCTGCTGCACACGGGCCGCACCGTACGGGCCGACCTGCCCGACGAGGCGGTGCTGCTGCACGGGGTCGTCGCGCGGGACGGATCACAGGCGCTCTACTCCTGGTCGCGTCTCGCGACGTCGGCGGACGGCCAGGCGGGCCGGGTACGGCTGCCCGGCCTCGCGCCGTCGGGCGCGTACCGGCTGCGGGTCCGTGACGAGGTGGGCCTGCCGCGGCTGCACGAGGTGTCGGGCCCGGGATGGTTCGCGGCGGCGCTGGAGGGCTGGGTGACGTTGCCCGGCACGGTCCTCGCGACCACAGGGATCCCGCTGCCCAACCTGGCGCCCGGCCAGGCACTGCTGCTCGACGTGGTCCGTACCGCCTGA
- a CDS encoding carbohydrate ABC transporter permease, which yields MSAERRRISPGRIAAWVFIVVVLVVTVFPFYWIVRTALSNNVALPTDPSSFLPVDFTWGAFKRALGLASQAEAQAQGGSGAALDTPLFLRNSIIYATVQTALVVFCSAMAAYAFSRLRWRGRNTVFNILLGALMVPAILTLLPNFIFIRDIHQLNSFTGLILPGAFFSAFNIFFLRQFMLGLSTEVEEAAVVDGASRMRIFFTITLPMTAAPIATLSLLTFINTWNDYFWPLLATNDDHARPLTLALGVFKQSSPQAAPDWAGLMAATLIAALPMLALFMVFGRRIVNSIGFTGIK from the coding sequence GTGTCCGCTGAGCGCCGCCGCATCTCGCCGGGCCGGATCGCGGCGTGGGTCTTCATCGTCGTCGTGCTGGTCGTGACGGTCTTTCCGTTCTACTGGATCGTGCGAACGGCGTTGTCGAACAATGTGGCGCTGCCGACCGATCCGTCGTCGTTCCTGCCGGTCGATTTCACCTGGGGCGCCTTCAAGCGGGCGCTGGGGCTGGCGTCGCAGGCCGAGGCGCAGGCGCAGGGCGGTTCGGGCGCGGCGCTGGACACACCGTTGTTCCTGCGGAACTCGATCATCTACGCGACGGTGCAGACCGCGCTCGTGGTGTTCTGCTCGGCGATGGCGGCGTACGCGTTCTCGCGGTTGCGGTGGCGGGGGCGCAACACGGTCTTCAACATCCTGCTGGGTGCGTTGATGGTGCCGGCGATCCTGACGCTGCTGCCGAACTTCATCTTCATCCGGGACATTCACCAGTTGAATTCGTTCACCGGTCTGATTCTTCCGGGCGCGTTCTTCTCGGCGTTCAACATCTTCTTCCTGCGCCAGTTCATGCTGGGGCTGAGTACGGAGGTGGAGGAGGCGGCGGTCGTGGACGGTGCGAGCAGGATGCGCATCTTCTTCACGATCACGTTGCCCATGACGGCCGCGCCGATAGCGACCTTGTCGTTGTTGACCTTCATCAATACCTGGAACGACTATTTCTGGCCGCTGCTGGCCACCAACGACGATCACGCGCGGCCGTTGACGCTGGCGCTGGGTGTGTTCAAGCAGTCCTCGCCGCAGGCCGCTCCGGACTGGGCGGGCCTCATGGCGGCCACACTGATCGCCGCCCTGCCGATGCTCGCCCTCTTCATGGTCTTCGGCCGGCGGATCGTCAACTCCATCGGCTTCACCGGTATCAAGTAA
- a CDS encoding carbohydrate ABC transporter permease yields the protein MAQIVKEQPAAPGRWAGGRRAPGRAVASASPRRGDGKLAWLLITPAIAGFLVFFAYPTVRGVYYSFTSFHILTPPKWVGLANWREMFGDSVFWHSLLVTVYFVALSVVVGVLLSLLTAVVLHRLTRSTVIRGLIILPFLISGVVAALVWQWMLDPQLGIVSQLLEKVTGVHLLFFSDSHWAIPSLAAVSVWKSMGYNAVLIFAGLQTIPPSVYEAGRLDGASEVQMFRRLTVPLLRPILVMVVILTVIGSFQVFDIVSVTTQGGPANASNVLQMYIYEKGFGELDFGYASTMSLALFVLLIAITFTQMRLARANETDLS from the coding sequence GTGGCGCAGATCGTGAAAGAACAGCCTGCTGCGCCGGGGCGCTGGGCGGGGGGTCGTCGTGCGCCGGGGCGTGCGGTGGCGTCGGCCTCCCCCCGCCGTGGTGACGGGAAGCTGGCGTGGCTGCTGATCACTCCGGCGATCGCCGGGTTCCTCGTCTTCTTCGCCTACCCGACGGTGCGGGGGGTGTACTACAGCTTCACCTCGTTCCACATCCTGACTCCGCCGAAGTGGGTCGGGCTGGCCAACTGGCGTGAGATGTTCGGCGATTCGGTGTTCTGGCATTCGCTGCTTGTGACCGTGTACTTCGTCGCGCTGTCGGTGGTGGTCGGTGTGCTGCTGTCGTTGCTGACGGCGGTGGTACTGCACCGGCTGACCCGCTCGACGGTGATACGGGGCCTCATCATCCTGCCGTTCCTGATCTCGGGTGTGGTGGCCGCGCTGGTGTGGCAGTGGATGCTGGATCCGCAGTTGGGCATCGTGAGCCAGCTGCTGGAGAAGGTGACGGGAGTGCACCTGCTCTTCTTCTCCGACAGCCACTGGGCGATTCCGTCGCTGGCGGCGGTGAGTGTGTGGAAGTCGATGGGCTACAACGCGGTGCTGATTTTCGCGGGCCTGCAGACGATCCCGCCGTCGGTGTACGAGGCCGGGCGGCTGGACGGTGCGAGTGAGGTACAGATGTTCCGGCGTCTCACCGTGCCGTTGCTGCGGCCGATCCTGGTGATGGTGGTGATCCTCACGGTGATCGGTTCCTTCCAGGTGTTCGACATCGTGTCGGTCACGACGCAGGGCGGTCCGGCGAACGCGTCGAACGTGCTGCAGATGTACATCTATGAAAAGGGCTTCGGCGAGCTCGACTTCGGTTACGCGTCGACGATGTCGCTGGCCCTGTTCGTTCTGCTGATCGCGATCACGTTCACGCAGATGCGCCTCGCGCGCGCCAATGAAACAGACTTGAGCTGA
- a CDS encoding ABC transporter substrate-binding protein — translation MRIGTRPRKLVAALAAAGLAAVVSGCGSDSVSASGTTINWWTWDDKQAAAYQQCADVFEKDNPGVTVKISQYDVNDYFTKLLSGFVADTAPDAFMNSGQYLQQYAALNQLEPLDGYVKKSDFDLKKYATGSGFYRYTDGKLYALPMDWSTAGLYYNQDMLKKAGYTAADMNNLTWNPDDGGTFGKMIAHLTVDSKGRRGDQPGFDKKHIKVYGIGALGVQDFTGQTSWNPLVSTLGWRMGDKATWPTTFTYDDPRFVKTMNWVRGITDKGYAPTEGEFTSAGNAPSSSQLLGSGKVAIANDGSWSATQYPDIPKLHYGVAPEPKGPDGKRSAEANSNGNMIWSGSRHKDLTWKWVSYQESEQCQTMAGKSGTFFPSIAASMDASAATLKKKGVDLSPFIDAQKSGALYPVPAYGNGTAIQKTAQPLLQSFFSHDRNDDVFRQITEETRKILAQKEE, via the coding sequence ATGAGGATTGGCACCAGGCCACGCAAGCTCGTCGCCGCGCTGGCGGCCGCGGGACTCGCCGCCGTCGTCAGCGGCTGCGGCTCCGATTCCGTCTCCGCGAGCGGTACCACCATCAACTGGTGGACCTGGGACGACAAGCAGGCCGCCGCGTACCAGCAGTGCGCCGACGTCTTCGAGAAGGACAACCCCGGCGTCACCGTCAAGATCTCGCAGTACGACGTGAACGACTACTTCACCAAGCTGCTCTCCGGCTTCGTCGCCGACACCGCGCCCGACGCCTTCATGAACAGCGGCCAGTACCTCCAGCAGTACGCGGCGCTCAACCAGCTGGAGCCGCTGGACGGGTACGTCAAGAAGTCGGACTTCGACCTGAAGAAGTACGCGACCGGATCCGGCTTCTACCGCTACACCGACGGCAAGCTGTACGCCCTGCCCATGGACTGGTCCACCGCGGGCCTCTACTACAACCAGGACATGCTCAAGAAGGCCGGCTACACCGCGGCCGACATGAACAACCTGACGTGGAACCCGGACGACGGCGGCACCTTCGGCAAGATGATCGCCCATCTCACCGTCGACTCCAAGGGCCGCCGCGGCGACCAGCCCGGCTTCGACAAGAAGCACATCAAGGTCTACGGCATCGGCGCGCTCGGTGTGCAGGACTTCACCGGCCAGACCTCCTGGAACCCGCTCGTGTCCACCCTCGGCTGGCGCATGGGCGACAAGGCCACCTGGCCCACCACCTTCACCTACGACGACCCGCGGTTCGTGAAGACCATGAACTGGGTCCGCGGGATCACCGACAAGGGGTACGCGCCCACCGAGGGCGAGTTCACCTCCGCGGGCAACGCGCCCAGCAGCTCCCAGCTGCTGGGTTCCGGCAAGGTGGCCATCGCCAACGACGGCTCCTGGTCGGCGACCCAGTACCCGGACATCCCGAAGCTGCACTACGGCGTCGCCCCCGAGCCCAAGGGCCCCGACGGCAAACGGTCGGCGGAGGCCAACTCCAACGGCAACATGATCTGGTCCGGCTCCCGGCACAAGGACCTCACCTGGAAGTGGGTCTCCTACCAGGAGTCCGAGCAGTGCCAGACCATGGCGGGCAAGAGCGGCACGTTCTTCCCCTCCATCGCCGCGTCCATGGACGCCTCGGCCGCCACGCTGAAGAAGAAGGGCGTCGACCTGTCGCCCTTCATCGACGCGCAGAAGTCCGGTGCGCTGTACCCGGTGCCCGCCTACGGCAACGGAACGGCGATCCAGAAGACCGCCCAGCCCCTGCTCCAGTCCTTCTTCTCCCATGACAGGAACGACGACGTGTTCCGGCAGATCACCGAGGAGACCAGGAAAATCCTGGCACAGAAGGAAGAGTGA
- a CDS encoding acetylxylan esterase, translated as MLSDLDLPALWEYRSGHRDPAGFDAFWGATLTEARAAGDGLTLTPVPTELRTVDVFDAEFPGFGGHPVRGWLRLPRDRGDAPLPAVVQFHGYGSGRGGPYDDLVWASAGYAHLIVDARGQGGAHAGGSTGDPVGSAPAYPGFLTRGIEDKETYYYRRVFTDAVRAVDAVRSLGTVDERRVAVAGNSQGGGIALAAAGLLPDLAAAYFQAPFLADVRRAVRITASAPYSEITGYLAARRSSVEAVFHTLDHFDGVAFARRALAPAHFSTGLTDDVCPPSTTFGAYHAYRGPKTIRAWEFNGHEAGGHDDVADALSAFRAATAKGEEER; from the coding sequence ATGCTGAGCGACCTGGACCTCCCCGCGCTGTGGGAGTACCGCAGCGGCCACCGGGACCCGGCCGGCTTCGACGCGTTCTGGGGGGCCACGCTCACCGAGGCGCGGGCGGCCGGCGACGGTCTCACCCTCACACCCGTGCCCACCGAACTGCGCACCGTCGACGTGTTCGACGCGGAGTTCCCGGGCTTCGGCGGCCACCCCGTCCGGGGCTGGCTGCGGCTGCCCAGGGACCGCGGCGACGCGCCACTGCCCGCCGTCGTCCAGTTCCACGGGTACGGCAGTGGGCGCGGTGGACCGTACGACGACCTGGTCTGGGCGTCCGCCGGATACGCGCACCTGATCGTGGACGCGCGCGGCCAGGGCGGCGCCCACGCGGGCGGCTCCACCGGCGACCCGGTCGGCAGCGCCCCCGCGTACCCCGGCTTCCTCACCCGTGGCATCGAGGACAAGGAGACCTACTACTACCGCCGGGTCTTCACCGACGCCGTCCGCGCCGTCGACGCCGTGCGCTCGCTCGGCACGGTCGACGAGCGGCGTGTCGCGGTGGCGGGCAACAGCCAGGGCGGCGGCATCGCACTCGCGGCGGCGGGTCTCCTCCCCGACCTCGCCGCCGCGTACTTCCAGGCACCGTTCCTCGCCGACGTACGCCGCGCCGTACGCATCACGGCGAGCGCGCCCTACAGCGAGATCACCGGCTACCTCGCGGCGCGGCGCTCGTCGGTCGAAGCGGTGTTCCACACCCTCGACCACTTCGACGGGGTCGCCTTCGCGCGACGGGCCCTGGCGCCCGCGCACTTCTCCACCGGGCTGACGGACGACGTGTGCCCGCCGTCCACCACCTTCGGGGCGTACCACGCCTACCGGGGCCCGAAGACCATCCGGGCCTGGGAGTTCAACGGCCACGAGGCAGGCGGCCACGACGACGTCGCCGACGCGCTGTCCGCATTCAGGGCCGCGACGGCCAAAGGAGAAGAGGAACGATGA
- a CDS encoding fibronectin type III domain-containing protein translates to MAHTGRAAPGRAQTARGLRRKGWAITLGALSASVLATAGLAGPAAASTAGTATTAAAVTHAPAAAPLAQKPYMGWSSWSLESTNYPGVNPDGSASYLTEDHILQQAQVLASKFRTHGYDYLNIDAGWSNSFDAYGRPVADATRFPDGVKYVNDKLHALGLKAGIYQAVGLDPKAYGDGTTPIYGVPGCTTADVVYSDLRKTNGWDSAYKIDYSQPCAQKYTDSVADLYASWGVDFLKLDGVGPGSFKGGANYDNRDDAAGWRQALNDTGRPIEFTLSWALSHSYADDWKKDSNGWRIDTDVECYCNTLVTWDASVKQRWRDVVQWIPDAGPGHWNNLDSVDVGSGQMDGLTEDERQSYMTLWAIEAAPLYIGDDLTKLDSYGVKLLTNDDVIAIDQAGRPAKPVSQSSEQQTWYARNADGSYTVALFNLGSSSAQATAQFKDLGFGGAADVKDVWSHKDLGSVTGSFGATLPAHGSRLLTVTPAKTANPTIPTGAHGISATATSVSLAWDPAVAAKGSTVARYDIRDNGTKVASTGASATSATLSSLAPASGHSYTVTAVDTRGRTSAASTAVPVTTADTAGPVTYQGEDATLAGGATPSGCGGCAGGAKAGNLGGAATVTFDHVTAPRDGTYLVTVAYADGDTSRQGIVTVNGQTIQLPFSGTGDNDWDHTQNVTVPMTLKAGDNSIGFGNPSDNVADIDQIVVQ, encoded by the coding sequence ATGGCACACACAGGTCGCGCCGCCCCGGGACGAGCTCAGACGGCCAGGGGCCTGAGACGAAAGGGCTGGGCGATCACGCTCGGTGCTCTCTCGGCCTCCGTCCTGGCGACAGCGGGGCTGGCCGGCCCCGCCGCCGCCTCGACCGCCGGCACCGCCACCACGGCCGCTGCCGTGACACACGCCCCCGCTGCCGCGCCGCTCGCGCAGAAGCCCTACATGGGCTGGAGCAGCTGGAGCCTGGAGTCGACCAACTACCCGGGCGTCAACCCCGACGGCTCCGCGAGCTACCTCACCGAGGACCACATCCTCCAGCAGGCCCAGGTGCTCGCGTCGAAGTTCAGGACGCACGGCTACGACTACCTCAACATCGACGCCGGCTGGAGCAACTCCTTCGACGCGTACGGACGGCCGGTCGCCGACGCGACGCGCTTCCCGGACGGCGTCAAGTACGTCAACGACAAGCTGCACGCGCTGGGCCTCAAGGCCGGCATCTACCAGGCCGTCGGGCTCGACCCCAAGGCGTACGGCGACGGCACGACGCCGATCTACGGAGTGCCCGGCTGCACCACGGCCGACGTCGTCTACTCCGACCTGCGCAAGACCAACGGCTGGGACAGCGCCTACAAGATCGACTATTCCCAGCCCTGTGCCCAGAAGTACACGGACTCGGTCGCCGACCTGTACGCGAGCTGGGGCGTCGACTTCCTCAAGCTCGACGGCGTGGGCCCCGGCTCCTTCAAGGGCGGCGCCAACTACGACAACCGCGACGACGCCGCCGGCTGGCGCCAGGCGCTGAACGACACCGGGCGCCCCATCGAGTTCACCCTCTCCTGGGCGCTCAGCCACAGCTACGCCGACGACTGGAAGAAGGACAGCAACGGCTGGCGCATCGACACGGACGTCGAGTGCTACTGCAACACACTGGTCACCTGGGACGCCTCGGTGAAGCAGCGCTGGCGCGACGTCGTCCAGTGGATCCCCGACGCGGGGCCCGGCCACTGGAACAACCTCGACTCCGTCGACGTCGGCAGCGGCCAGATGGACGGCCTCACCGAGGACGAGCGCCAGAGCTACATGACCCTGTGGGCCATCGAGGCAGCGCCGCTGTACATCGGTGACGACCTCACCAAGCTCGACAGCTACGGCGTCAAGCTCCTGACCAACGACGACGTCATCGCCATCGACCAGGCCGGCCGGCCGGCGAAGCCCGTCAGCCAGTCCTCCGAGCAGCAGACCTGGTACGCCCGCAACGCGGACGGCAGCTACACGGTCGCGCTGTTCAACCTCGGCTCGTCGTCGGCGCAGGCCACCGCGCAGTTCAAGGATCTCGGCTTCGGCGGCGCGGCGGACGTCAAGGACGTGTGGAGCCACAAGGACCTGGGCTCCGTCACCGGCTCCTTCGGCGCGACGCTGCCCGCCCACGGCTCGCGGCTGCTGACCGTGACCCCGGCGAAGACCGCGAACCCCACCATCCCCACCGGAGCGCACGGCATTTCCGCCACCGCCACCTCCGTCTCCCTCGCCTGGGACCCGGCCGTGGCCGCGAAGGGCTCCACCGTCGCCCGCTACGACATCCGTGACAACGGCACGAAGGTCGCCTCCACCGGCGCCTCGGCCACCTCCGCCACGCTCTCCTCGCTCGCCCCGGCGTCCGGCCACAGCTACACCGTGACCGCGGTCGACACCCGCGGCAGGACCTCGGCGGCGAGTACCGCCGTGCCGGTCACCACCGCGGACACCGCGGGTCCCGTCACCTACCAGGGCGAGGACGCCACCCTGGCCGGCGGTGCCACACCGTCCGGCTGCGGGGGTTGTGCCGGAGGCGCGAAGGCGGGCAATCTCGGGGGAGCCGCGACGGTGACCTTCGACCATGTCACGGCGCCGCGCGACGGGACCTACCTGGTCACCGTGGCGTACGCGGACGGTGACACCAGCCGCCAGGGGATCGTCACCGTCAACGGACAGACGATCCAGCTGCCCTTCTCGGGGACCGGCGACAACGACTGGGACCACACCCAGAACGTCACGGTGCCGATGACGCTGAAGGCCGGCGACAACAGCATCGGGTTCGGCAACCCCAGTGACAACGTGGCCGACATCGACCAGATCGTCGTCCAGTAG